A genomic segment from Klebsiella africana encodes:
- the xylR gene encoding D-xylose utilization transcriptional activator XylR (D-xylose enhances binding of XylR to the xyl promoter and activates transcription.), giving the protein MFEKRHRITLLFNANKAYDRQVVEGVGEYLQASQLEWDIFIEEDFRARIENIKEWLGDGVIADYDDPEIEKLLADVHVPIVGVGGSYHQPEQYPPVHYIATDNAALVESAFLHLKEKGVHRFAFYGLPTSSGKRWAVEREYAFCQLVAKEKYRGVVYQGLETAPENWQHAQNRLADWLQTLPPQTGIIAVTDARARHVLQACELLHIPVPEKLCVIGIDNEELTRYLSRVALSSVAQGTRQMGYQAAKLLHRLLNNEALPLQRQLIPPMRVVERRSTDYRSLNDPSVIQAMHYIRNNACKGIKVEQVLDAVGISRSNLEKRFKEEVGETIHTVIHSEKLEKARSLLVSTSLSINEISQMCGYPSLQYFYSVFKKEYDVTPKEYRDRHSEVML; this is encoded by the coding sequence ATGTTTGAAAAGCGTCACCGTATTACGCTGTTATTCAACGCCAACAAAGCTTATGACCGCCAGGTGGTTGAGGGCGTCGGCGAGTATCTGCAGGCCTCCCAGCTGGAGTGGGATATCTTTATTGAAGAGGATTTTCGGGCACGAATCGAAAACATCAAAGAGTGGTTGGGCGATGGCGTTATCGCCGACTATGACGATCCCGAAATTGAAAAGCTGCTGGCCGATGTCCACGTGCCCATCGTCGGCGTCGGCGGCTCTTATCATCAGCCAGAGCAGTACCCGCCGGTCCACTATATTGCCACGGACAACGCTGCGCTGGTGGAAAGCGCCTTTCTCCATTTGAAGGAAAAAGGGGTACACCGCTTTGCGTTTTACGGACTCCCCACCTCCAGCGGTAAACGCTGGGCGGTAGAGCGCGAGTATGCCTTCTGCCAGCTGGTCGCAAAAGAGAAGTATCGCGGCGTGGTCTACCAGGGGCTGGAGACGGCGCCGGAAAACTGGCAGCACGCGCAAAACCGGCTCGCCGACTGGCTGCAAACCCTGCCGCCGCAAACCGGCATCATCGCCGTCACCGACGCCCGTGCCCGCCACGTCCTGCAGGCCTGCGAGCTGCTGCATATCCCGGTGCCAGAGAAACTGTGCGTTATTGGCATCGATAACGAGGAGCTAACCCGCTATCTCTCCCGCGTCGCCCTCTCCTCCGTCGCCCAGGGCACCCGCCAGATGGGTTATCAGGCGGCAAAATTACTCCACCGGCTGCTGAATAACGAGGCCCTCCCGCTGCAGCGCCAGCTCATCCCGCCGATGCGCGTCGTTGAGCGGCGCTCCACCGACTACCGGTCGTTAAACGATCCCTCCGTGATTCAGGCGATGCATTACATACGCAACAATGCCTGCAAAGGCATCAAGGTGGAACAGGTCCTCGACGCTGTCGGCATCTCTCGCTCCAATCTGGAGAAACGCTTCAAAGAGGAGGTCGGGGAGACCATCCACACGGTGATCCACAGCGAGAAGCTGGAAAAGGCGCGCAGCCTGCTGGTGTCCACCAGCCTGTCGATCAATGAGATTTCACAGATGTGCGGCTACCCGTCGCTGCAATATTTCTATTCGGTGTTTAAGAAGGAGTACGACGTGACGCCGAAAGAGTACCGTGACCGGCACAGCGAGGTGATGCTGTAG
- the xylH gene encoding xylose ABC transporter permease XylH: MSKNTSSEIKLTPTAPTALPALKGLNLQVFVMIAAIIVIMLFFTWVTDGAYLSARNISNLLRQTAITGILAVGMVFVIISAEIDLSVGSMMGLLGGAAAIFDVWLGWPLPLTILVTLVMGLLLGAWNGWWVAYRKVPSFIVTLAGMLAFRGILIGITNGTTVSPTSPAMAQIGQSYLPDGIGFAIGVVGMAAFIVWQWRGRMRRQALGLATSSSTAAVGRQAITAVIVLGAIWLLNDYRGVPTPVLILAALLLAGLFMATRTAFGRRIYAIGGNLEAARLSGINVERTKLAVFAINGLMVAIAGLILSSRLGAGSPSAGNIAELDAIAACVIGGTSLAGGIGSVAGAVMGAFIMSALDNGMSMMDVATFWQYIVKGAILLLAVWMDSATKRRA; the protein is encoded by the coding sequence ATGTCGAAGAACACGTCGTCTGAAATCAAACTCACCCCAACTGCCCCCACCGCCTTGCCGGCGCTGAAGGGGCTGAATCTCCAGGTCTTTGTAATGATCGCCGCCATCATCGTCATTATGCTGTTTTTCACCTGGGTTACCGATGGCGCCTATCTGAGCGCACGCAATATCTCCAACCTGCTGCGCCAGACGGCCATCACCGGCATCCTCGCCGTCGGCATGGTGTTTGTGATTATTTCGGCAGAAATCGACCTGTCCGTCGGCTCGATGATGGGGCTACTGGGCGGCGCCGCGGCAATCTTTGACGTCTGGCTCGGCTGGCCACTGCCGCTCACTATTCTGGTGACGCTGGTGATGGGCCTGCTGCTCGGGGCGTGGAACGGATGGTGGGTGGCCTATCGCAAGGTTCCCTCGTTTATCGTCACCCTCGCCGGGATGCTGGCGTTTCGCGGCATTCTGATTGGCATCACCAACGGGACCACCGTCTCTCCCACCAGCCCGGCGATGGCGCAGATCGGCCAAAGCTATCTGCCAGACGGCATCGGTTTCGCCATCGGCGTTGTCGGCATGGCGGCGTTTATCGTCTGGCAGTGGCGCGGGCGGATGCGTCGTCAGGCGTTAGGTCTGGCGACCTCATCCTCCACCGCCGCCGTTGGCCGTCAGGCCATTACCGCAGTGATTGTGCTGGGCGCAATCTGGCTGCTCAATGACTATCGTGGGGTGCCGACCCCGGTGCTGATCCTCGCCGCCCTGCTGCTGGCTGGCCTGTTTATGGCCACCCGCACTGCTTTTGGTCGCCGCATCTACGCCATCGGCGGCAATCTGGAGGCGGCCCGCCTCTCAGGGATTAACGTCGAGCGTACCAAGCTGGCGGTGTTTGCCATTAACGGCCTGATGGTCGCCATTGCCGGGCTGATCCTCAGCTCGCGCCTCGGCGCGGGGTCGCCTTCGGCGGGCAATATCGCTGAACTGGACGCCATCGCCGCCTGCGTGATCGGCGGCACCAGCCTGGCGGGCGGCATCGGCAGCGTCGCCGGAGCGGTAATGGGGGCGTTTATTATGTCAGCCCTGGATAACGGCATGAGCATGATGGACGTCGCCACCTTCTGGCAATATATCGTTAAAGGCGCCATTTTGCTGCTGGCGGTGTGGATGGACTCCGCCACCAAGCGGCGCGCATAA
- a CDS encoding xylose ABC transporter ATP-binding protein has translation MAWLLEMKNITKTFGAVKAVDNVSLRLNAGEVVSLCGENGSGKSTLMKVLCGIYPHGSYEGEIIFAGETLQANHIRDTERKGIAIIHQELALVKHLTVLENIFLGAEISRHGLLDYETMTLRCQKLLAQVNLPISPDTRVGDLGLGQQQLVEIAKALNKQVRLLILDEPTASLTEQETATLLAIVRDLQNHDIACIYISHKLNEVKAISDTICVIRDGQHIGTRDASGMSEDDIITMMVGRELTALYPSEPHAHGEEILRVEHLTAWHPVNRHIKRVNDVSFSLHRGEILGIAGLVGAGRTEAVQCLFGVWPGRWQGEIFIDGQPVSISNCQQAIAHGIAMVPEDRKKDGIVPVMAVGKNITLAALNQFTGAMSSLDDAAEQHCIQQSIQRLKIKTSSPELAIGRLSGGNQQKAILARCLLLNPRILILDEPTRGIDIGAKYEIYKLINQLVQQGIAVIVISSELPEVLGLSDRVLVMHEGRLKANLVNQHLTQEQVMEAALRSERHVEEHVV, from the coding sequence ATGGCCTGGCTACTCGAAATGAAGAACATCACCAAAACCTTCGGCGCTGTTAAAGCCGTAGATAACGTCAGCCTGCGTCTGAACGCGGGTGAGGTGGTCTCGTTATGCGGTGAAAATGGGTCGGGGAAATCGACGCTGATGAAGGTGCTGTGCGGTATCTATCCGCACGGAAGCTATGAGGGCGAGATTATTTTTGCCGGCGAAACGCTGCAGGCAAACCATATTCGCGATACCGAACGTAAAGGCATCGCCATCATTCATCAGGAGCTGGCGCTGGTGAAACATCTCACCGTGCTGGAGAATATTTTCCTCGGCGCCGAGATCTCCCGCCATGGTCTGCTGGATTATGAAACCATGACGTTGCGCTGTCAGAAGCTGCTGGCGCAGGTCAATCTGCCCATTTCGCCCGATACCCGCGTCGGCGACCTCGGCCTTGGCCAGCAGCAACTGGTGGAGATCGCCAAGGCATTGAATAAACAGGTTCGTCTGCTGATCCTCGACGAGCCGACCGCTTCCTTAACCGAGCAAGAGACCGCAACGCTGCTGGCGATCGTTCGCGATCTGCAAAACCACGATATCGCCTGCATTTATATTTCGCACAAGCTCAATGAGGTCAAAGCGATCTCCGATACGATCTGCGTGATCCGCGACGGCCAGCACATCGGCACCCGCGACGCCAGCGGCATGAGCGAAGACGACATCATCACCATGATGGTTGGCCGCGAGCTCACCGCGCTCTATCCCAGCGAGCCGCACGCCCACGGCGAGGAGATCCTGCGGGTCGAACATTTAACCGCCTGGCACCCGGTAAACCGTCATATTAAACGGGTCAATGACGTCTCGTTTTCCCTGCATCGCGGGGAAATCCTCGGCATCGCCGGGCTGGTCGGCGCCGGGCGCACCGAGGCGGTGCAGTGCCTGTTCGGCGTCTGGCCGGGGCGCTGGCAAGGGGAGATCTTTATTGATGGCCAGCCAGTGAGCATTTCTAACTGCCAGCAGGCCATTGCCCACGGCATCGCCATGGTGCCGGAAGACCGCAAAAAAGACGGCATCGTGCCGGTAATGGCGGTGGGCAAAAACATTACCCTGGCGGCGCTCAACCAGTTCACCGGCGCGATGAGCAGCCTGGACGACGCCGCCGAGCAGCACTGCATTCAGCAGTCGATTCAGCGTTTGAAAATTAAAACCTCCTCGCCTGAGCTGGCGATTGGCCGTCTGAGCGGCGGCAACCAGCAAAAGGCTATTCTGGCGCGCTGTCTGCTGCTCAATCCGCGCATTCTGATCCTCGACGAACCCACCCGTGGCATCGATATCGGGGCGAAGTATGAAATTTATAAACTGATTAACCAGCTGGTGCAGCAGGGCATCGCGGTCATTGTCATTTCATCCGAACTGCCCGAGGTGCTCGGTCTCAGCGATCGGGTGCTGGTCATGCACGAAGGCAGACTAAAAGCCAATTTGGTTAATCAACATCTGACCCAGGAACAGGTGATGGAAGCCGCGCTGAGGAGCGAACGCCATGTCGAAGAACACGTCGTCTGA